A genomic window from Diceros bicornis minor isolate mBicDic1 chromosome 35, mDicBic1.mat.cur, whole genome shotgun sequence includes:
- the LOC131398565 gene encoding ral-GDS-related protein-like, with the protein MAFPPKLVVEQLIVMDAELFRKMVPSQCLGSTWGKRNKPSNEHLAHTVRATIDHFRRVASLVVTTCLGDPSMMAQDRVRVVERWIQVAQVCCGRPSGAPLWSLGNCLHLYQIPGLQCVV; encoded by the exons atggccttccctcctaagctggtggtggagcagttgatcgtgatggatgca gagctcttccggaagatggtgccctctcagtgcctgggctccacctggggcaagaggaacaagcccagcaatgagcacctggcacacaccgtccgggccaccatcgaccacttcagaagggtggccagcctcgtcgtcaccacctgcctcggggacccgagcatgatggcccaggacagggtgagggtggtggagcgctggatccaggtggcccaggtgtgctgtgggaggcccagtggagcccctctctggagccttgggaactgcctccacctttatcagatcccaggattgcagtgtgtggtctaa